The following are from one region of the Thermofilum sp. genome:
- a CDS encoding NAD(P)/FAD-dependent oxidoreductase has product MQTDRVAIVGAGPSGAFLARLLSDAGYKVTVFEALPKLAVKPCGWGVPFTIDRVVKIPEDYIISEVHGYRVYIDEEKLLESKGVKYGYIVDKERLLEHFLEGVEVVRRGVRELGKLEGYDLVVDARGVSSYPGRRASALQAIVEGVASSDSIEVHLLTGFTGYAWIFPLGGSRAKAGVGGLADFETLRSYLSWLLKLHGNPEVRRLEGGSIAAGGIIWRAGAVKIGEALGAVQPLSGEGIRPGMLSSLALFRSLRSERSFSEELRRTGLPFNIKVQLAIVRRLESLSPEGRANLYRTAPREILERVTAGNLTPSYLARAAAKWPGFFAKVAGPRWLTAARQRSE; this is encoded by the coding sequence ATGCAGACAGACCGAGTAGCTATCGTCGGCGCCGGCCCCTCGGGCGCGTTTCTCGCAAGGCTGCTCAGCGACGCGGGGTACAAAGTGACCGTGTTCGAAGCGCTGCCGAAACTGGCGGTGAAGCCGTGCGGCTGGGGGGTGCCCTTCACTATCGATAGAGTCGTCAAGATTCCCGAGGATTACATCATCAGCGAAGTGCATGGGTACAGAGTGTACATCGATGAGGAAAAGCTCCTGGAGAGCAAGGGAGTGAAGTACGGGTATATTGTCGACAAGGAGAGGCTGCTCGAGCACTTCCTGGAAGGGGTCGAGGTCGTCAGGAGAGGAGTTAGAGAGCTCGGGAAGCTGGAAGGCTACGACCTCGTCGTCGACGCGCGGGGAGTCTCATCTTACCCTGGGAGGCGGGCTAGCGCGCTGCAGGCGATCGTTGAGGGGGTAGCCAGCTCCGACAGCATTGAGGTTCACCTGCTCACGGGGTTCACCGGGTACGCTTGGATCTTCCCGCTCGGGGGCTCCAGGGCGAAGGCCGGGGTGGGGGGCTTGGCGGACTTTGAGACCCTTCGAAGCTACCTTAGCTGGCTGCTCAAGCTTCACGGTAACCCTGAGGTTCGGCGGCTCGAAGGAGGGAGCATAGCGGCGGGAGGCATAATCTGGAGGGCAGGGGCTGTGAAGATCGGGGAGGCTCTCGGCGCTGTGCAGCCCCTGAGCGGTGAGGGCATCAGGCCCGGTATGCTGTCTTCGCTAGCCCTCTTCAGGTCGCTGCGGAGTGAGCGCAGCTTTAGTGAGGAGCTGAGAAGGACGGGGCTACCCTTCAACATCAAGGTGCAGCTTGCGATAGTGCGCAGGCTGGAGAGCCTCTCCCCTGAGGGACGGGCCAACCTCTACCGCACAGCCCCAAGAGAGATTCTCGAGCGGGTGACCGCCGGCAACCTGACGCCC